The following proteins come from a genomic window of Gossypium raimondii isolate GPD5lz chromosome 5, ASM2569854v1, whole genome shotgun sequence:
- the LOC105770451 gene encoding 40S ribosomal protein S3-2 translates to MATAQISKKRKFVADGVFFAELNEVLTRELAEDGYSGVEVRVTPMRTEIIIRATRTQNVLGEKGRRIRELTSVVQKRFKFPENSVELYAEKVNNRGLCAIAQAESLRYKLLGGLAVRRACYGVLRFIMESGAKGCEVIVSGKLRAQRAKSMKFKDGYMISSGHPVNEYIDSAVRHVLLRQGVLGIKVKIMLDWDPKGKQGPTTPLPDLVTIHPPKEDEEIRRVEPEPTNIEVPVMA, encoded by the exons ATGGCGACAGCTCAAATCAGCAAAAAGCGAAAG TTCGTCGCTGATGGAGTTTTCTTCGCGGAACTCAACGAGGTATTGACCAGGGAACTGGCTGAGGATGGATACTCTGGAGTCGAAGTCAGAGTTACTCCTATGCGTACCGAGATCATCATCAGAGCCACCCGCACCCAAAACGTTCTCG GTGAGAAAGGTAGGAGGATTAGGGAGCTTACCTCAGTGGTTCAGAAGCGATTCAAGTTCCCAGAAAACAGCGTCGAGCTTTACGCTGAGAAGGTCAACAACAGAGGTCTTTGCGCTATTGCTCAGGCCGAGTCTCTTCGCTACAAGCTACTCGGAGGTCTTGCCGTTCGCAG GGCCTGCTATGGTGTACTGAGATTCATCATGGAGAGTGGTGCCAAGGGATGCGAG GTTATTGTTAGTGGAAAGCTAAGGGCACAGCGTGCCAAATCTATGAAATTCAAGGATGGATATATGATCTCTTCTGGTCATCCTGTCAATGAGTATATTGACTCTGCTGTCAGACATGTTCTTTTGAGACAG GGGGTGCTTGGTATCAAGGTCAAGATCATGCTTGACTGGGATCCTAAGGGTAAGCAAGGCCCTACTACTCCCCTACCTGATCTAGTCACAATCCACCCTCCCAAGGAGGATGAAGAAATCAGGAGAGTAGAGCCTGAGCCAACTAATATTGAGGTTCCAGTTATGGCTTAA
- the LOC105770729 gene encoding protein ELF4-LIKE 3 codes for MEGDTYSGLDNGTQLDGKVVQIFQKSFVQVQNILDQNRLLINEINQNHESKIPDNLSRNVGLIRELNNNIRRVVDLYADLSSTFSKSMDTSSEEDLSVAMRSDAKAGHKRNRPV; via the coding sequence atgGAGGGTGACACATACTCAGGGCTTGACAATGGAACACAGTTGGATGGCAAGGTGGTGCAGATATTTCAGAAGAGCTTTGTTCAGGTTCAGAATATATTGGACCAGAATAGGTTGCTCATCAATGAGATAAACCAGAATCATGAGTCCAAGATCCCAGACAACTTGAGCAGAAATGTTGGTCTAATTAGGGAGCTCAACAACAACATAAGAAGAGTTGTTGACCTTTATGCTGATCTTTCAAGTACCTTCTCCAAATCCATGGATACCTCATCTGAGGAGGATCTGAGTGTTGCTATGAGATCTGATGCCAAAGCTGGTCACAAAAGAAACAGGCCTGTTTGA
- the LOC105770342 gene encoding stress-response A/B barrel domain-containing protein UP3 isoform X1, protein MLCLKARPLFSSPFPLSFSSFNHLKKSFTLSTRTSKSSTVMSIIEHVVLFKVKGDTEQEKVNAMLNNLNGLVSLDPVLHLTAGPVRRIKSPILNFTHMLHSRYKSKEDLNTYSAHPEHQRVVKENVIPICDDIMAVDWVADNDPTPLSPPPGSAFKVTFLKLKESVSNEVQGGILGEIKEVKEGISGIQQMTCGENFSPARAKGFSLASVAVFGGVGEMEAAVGNEEYVNLQKQKVRDNVDGVIVVDYVVPASSP, encoded by the coding sequence ATGCTGTGTTTGAAAGCTCGCCCTCTCTTTTCCTCACCATTTCCCCTcagtttttcttctttcaatcACCTGAAAAAATCCTTCACTTTATCCACCAGAACCTCTAAATCCTCGACTGTCATGTCCATCATTGAGCATGTGGTTCTTTTCAAGGTCAAAGGTGACACAGAACAGGAAAAGGTCAACGCGATGCTTAATAACCTCAATGGTTTGGTCTCTCTGGATCCTGTCCTGCACCTTACTGCTGGTCCCGTCCGTCGTATCAAATCTCCTATCTTGAATTTCACCCACATGCTCCATAGCCGGTACAAGTCTAAAGAAGATTTGAACACATATTCCGCACATCCCGAACACCAGCGTGTTGTCAAGGAAAACGTCATCCCCATCTGTGATGATATAATGGCTGTTGATTGGGTTGCCGATAATGATCCCACCCCGCTGTCCCCGCCCCCTGGTTCTGCCTTCAAAGTAACCTTCTTGAAACTCAAAGAGAGTGTTAGCAATGAAGTGCAAGGTGGGATTCTAGGGGAAATTAAAGAGGTGAAGGAGGGGATCTCTGGTATTCAACAGATGACTTGCGGAGAGAATTTCTCACCTGCAAGAGCAAAGGGCTTTTCACTTGCCTCGGTCGCTGTTTTTGGTGGAGTTGGAGAAATGGAGGCAGCAGTGGGAAATGAAGAGTATGTGAACCTACAGAAGCAAAAGGTTAGGGACAATGTGGATGGTGTCATTGTTGTTGATTATGTGGTGCCAGCTTCTTCACCATAG
- the LOC105770342 gene encoding stress-response A/B barrel domain-containing protein UP3 isoform X2: MSIIEHVVLFKVKGDTEQEKVNAMLNNLNGLVSLDPVLHLTAGPVRRIKSPILNFTHMLHSRYKSKEDLNTYSAHPEHQRVVKENVIPICDDIMAVDWVADNDPTPLSPPPGSAFKVTFLKLKESVSNEVQGGILGEIKEVKEGISGIQQMTCGENFSPARAKGFSLASVAVFGGVGEMEAAVGNEEYVNLQKQKVRDNVDGVIVVDYVVPASSP, from the coding sequence ATGTCCATCATTGAGCATGTGGTTCTTTTCAAGGTCAAAGGTGACACAGAACAGGAAAAGGTCAACGCGATGCTTAATAACCTCAATGGTTTGGTCTCTCTGGATCCTGTCCTGCACCTTACTGCTGGTCCCGTCCGTCGTATCAAATCTCCTATCTTGAATTTCACCCACATGCTCCATAGCCGGTACAAGTCTAAAGAAGATTTGAACACATATTCCGCACATCCCGAACACCAGCGTGTTGTCAAGGAAAACGTCATCCCCATCTGTGATGATATAATGGCTGTTGATTGGGTTGCCGATAATGATCCCACCCCGCTGTCCCCGCCCCCTGGTTCTGCCTTCAAAGTAACCTTCTTGAAACTCAAAGAGAGTGTTAGCAATGAAGTGCAAGGTGGGATTCTAGGGGAAATTAAAGAGGTGAAGGAGGGGATCTCTGGTATTCAACAGATGACTTGCGGAGAGAATTTCTCACCTGCAAGAGCAAAGGGCTTTTCACTTGCCTCGGTCGCTGTTTTTGGTGGAGTTGGAGAAATGGAGGCAGCAGTGGGAAATGAAGAGTATGTGAACCTACAGAAGCAAAAGGTTAGGGACAATGTGGATGGTGTCATTGTTGTTGATTATGTGGTGCCAGCTTCTTCACCATAG